aatttgatgaataacaaaaaaagacACATAATGTTTTACTCTTTAGAAAgggaatttttatttttattttttttatttttattttttttttatatttaattttaaggTTTTATAAATTCACAATGAGACCtagtattattatataagagttaaattaaataaactaatttattattgtccTTGATTTGGTTGGTTTGGTTGGtttgctgctgctgctgctgctgcaTCATCCTCAGCGAATAACTGGGCGATGAGATTCATGTCAACTAAATCGTGAGTATTAACTGGTGTTAAAACTGCATAGTTAATATCAATATGGGGATATTGTTTTTGTGTATATAATATGGCCTCGTCAACTTCAGCTCTGATATCCCAACCTGCTTGATCAGATCTTGCGAAAAAAATAGCAGCGGTGTCACCCATTTTTGGGTACCATATTGGGTTTCTATTGAGTCTTgctttaaatctttttctgGCATTTGTTATGTAATTAGGTGAGGCGTAATCATAATTGGCACCGTTATTGGTAGCAGCCAAGGCAAGTATAGTTTGTGGTATTTGATCTAAATCTCTAATTTTTATTGCTTTTGTGACAATTACTTTTGAACAATACTCACCATTGTCATTATATAAACTTGGGTTGATTGACGACATtcttgaaaaaataaaaaaattaaaaaaaaaaattttttttgaaatgatttttatctaaaatatctcgagattttataaaaaaaattaaactttttttgattttgcaGCGTCACCACTACTAtgtaaaatatttacaatgCATTTACAATGCAATTACATTGTGATTTGTCTTTAAGTAAATTAATGTTGTagggaattttttttgaaatttcgcTTTCTAAACGGCAGTGAATTTTTACACTAAAATACACTGTTTATACGTAGTGTAAAAATtcactaaaattttttttttttttttataaattaaaaacaatttatttaatcaaaataataaaaaaactaattttaaacaattatttgttgtttaagaattaaataacaatttaaattgttagATTTGagccaatttttttttttttttttttttttttttttttttatttttttttttattttttatttttcttttttttttatttttcattttttttttattttttattttttttttttattttttttttttcatttttttttttatgtaacGAAGACACAAAAATaagttaatattaaataagtGAACAAAGACACTAATTATAGTTGACCcgcatttaaataataataataataataataattctattaACTCgagtttataattataaataatataaatactaaaaataattatataaacaataatgaataccataattaaaatataaaccatcaattttttttttttttttttttttttttttttttttttaattatttttttcaatttttttttatcgaacaattttattttattccccaaaaatgaaaacaatcgataaaaaaaaaaattgaaaaaaataattgaaaaaaaaaaaaaaaaaaaaaaaaaaaatggcgcaaactaaatttttttgttataaaaaataaataacaagcAAATAACTgaataaaattggttttttatttttctgattaaataaattgttttttaatttaattataaaaaaaaaaaaaatttagtgaATTTTTACACCATGCATAAACAGCGTATTTTAGTGTAAAAATTCACTGCCGTTTAGAAAgcgaaatttcaaaaaaaattcccCACAACATTAACGTAtcccatattaattttatctatAATCAGAGAGATATAAAACTATATTTCCCTAATTATAGATCAAACAAATAAGAATCAATAATCTAATtcacaaattcaattttaaaaaaaggataaaaaaatcaggcaataataattatgggATGTGTAAAACATTCACaacaattatatttatttattcatcgTTATGTTGACATGAATTTTGAACATCTTTAATAAGAAGAAATTGTTTTATATAGTCTGACATTAACAAACTAAACGATTCGGTGCATTGCTTTATTACTTCTGGTGTACTTGAATAATTCGATTTATTACATAGCGATTCCATCATACGAATACATAGAGAGTCTATTTGTTTAATTCCTTCTAAATCCATCTTGAATGTTTTGTAATAAtgattggtttttttattttataaattgtttGTGATATGTTTATATAACCGGAATAATTCTTTGTCTTCTTCACGAAATAGTTCTTCGGAATCTTTATAGTGCAGTCTAAAAAAGCCAGTAAATTTACCTGTTTCGTCATCAAGTATTGGTACGTGTTTTATATTCgatttcaaatattgaatttttaaaatgaaattatttatagttgCTACAACTTGTCTATGTGATAAATATATCTCGTCTTCTTCTCCTTGCatgttttaaaatgatttatttgaataataaaattgatttaaagaaataaaatatatagaaatgtatataaaaaagaaatgaaataTTCAAGAGTTGAAAAAACCCTCAAAGAAAATGGTTGGGTAATGGAACGTATGAAAGGGGGTCACGCACAATTTAGGAATGATAGTGGTGGATCGACTACTGTTCCgtataatggtaataaagaTATACCAATTGGTACATTAAAAGCCATCGAAAAACAAACTGGTGTGAGTATtatatagtttatttatttatttatttaaaaaccaaTTATTGTGTTGTATACATCACGGATATTATGATGTTTATGATTAAAGAACATGGGATTTATGGGACCATGTGAAAATATTTCCTCACGTGTTGGCATTGGTCTCATTTCTGGTTCTGTGATAATGTTGTAGTATTGTTTGAGAATACTATATTCTTTATATGTTTTTActtcatttgtttttaacATTTGAGCTAGTATCATTTGTGTTTGGAGCGcagattttatttgattatgtGTATCCATTTCGTTGTTATATGTGTAtgttaaaaacaataatgattatgattttatatttttttctttttgacTTTTAAACTGTTGTATCAGTGTAGTATTGTGCTGGTTGAACAGCAACCGTTAATTGTTCTGTTGATGTCATACCAGCTGGAGGAAGCGAATATAGACGTAAATTAAGTGGTGTCGCTGAGCCAAGGGAAAGCACTTTGCAATAGCAGATTTACCGGTAGAGTCAACACAAATGAATGAACAATATGCACTGGTAACCCTGGTTGGAATGGTAGTTGATGTCCAAGTGAACCCGAGCATCTTATCTGCGTATCCACCGGTGTTTGCTGGTAATGTGAGTGTGGAGAAATATATTGTGACTTGACCTTTCGATCTATTGTACGCGAAAATGGCACTTAAACCTGGAATTGTTGCGATTGGGGTTGTGTTGTTAAT
This region of Dictyostelium discoideum AX4 chromosome 3 chromosome, whole genome shotgun sequence genomic DNA includes:
- the lmcA gene encoding hypothetical protein gives rise to the protein MSSINPSLYNDNGEYCSKVIVTKAIKIRDLDQIPQTILALAATNNGANYDYASPNYITNARKRFKARLNRNPIWYPKMGDTAAIFFARSDQAGWDIRAEVDEAILYTQKQYPHIDINYAVLTPVNTHDLVDMNLIAQLFAEDDAAAAAAANQPNQPNQGQ